GTGTCGCACTCGATCGCCGGCAGACCGAGGTTGAAGCAGTTGCGATAGAAGATCCGGGCGAACGATTTGGCCAGAACGGCGGAGACGTTGGCGTATTTGATCGCCATCGGCGCCTGTTCGCGGGAAGATCCGCAGCCGAAGTTGGTCCCGGCGACCAGGAAGTCGCCTTTTTGGACGCGGGAGTAGAATTCCGGGTCGATATCTTCCATGACATGCTTGGCCAGTTCCACCGGGTCCTGGATCTTGAACTTGTACCGGCCGGAGATAATGTAATCGGTATTGATGTCGTCGGCCTGGTTTTTCGGGACGCGCGCCTTCCCCGTTAATTTCATGAATTAATTATACCTTAAAGGACTGAAATATTCATCTTGCCGTCACGACAATAAGCTGAAATGCGCACAGCGAACAGGATCGGCCGAACAGACGGGAAATACGCGGGCGTGATGGCCAACGGGGCATACCGGCGCAATCTCGAACTGGTCCGGAACAATCAGCTTCGTTTAACTGCCAGGTTCGTTATTGCCCTTAAGGATCCGGCACACCCGCTGGGGAATCTTTTTGCCAAAAAAGACCTGAATAATTGCCCGGTCTTGAAAGAAGCGCTGGCCGCCCGGGCGGCGGATAAAGTGGCGGCCGCCTTGCAGGCCTGGCTTCTCGAGAGCGTTTTTCAGATGAAGATCATGACCGACCAGGGACTAGCGGAAGTCATCAGAGGGGCGAGACGCTGGACGCCTCCCGCAATAACGGACGATGGCTGGCA
This window of the Candidatus Margulisiibacteriota bacterium genome carries:
- a CDS encoding 3-isopropylmalate dehydratase small subunit; this translates as MKLTGKARVPKNQADDINTDYIISGRYKFKIQDPVELAKHVMEDIDPEFYSRVQKGDFLVAGTNFGCGSSREQAPMAIKYANVSAVLAKSFARIFYRNCFNLGLPAIECDTDGIAEGDELEVDFDAGVIRNKTKGQEIKISPLPKTMQTLLADGGLVEHFKKHGSFKI